A genomic window from Sulfurospirillum multivorans DSM 12446 includes:
- a CDS encoding LysE family translocator, with product MFEIQNYYSFIVAIVLFQLIPGAGTIAILNATARNGVGAGMGAVFGTLLGDFVFMIAALAGLAALMQQNPFLFELLQYFGAAYLVWLGIGLVRAKIEPDSGKIEPKKSALVYFKQAFFVSITNPKVMLFFVAFFPLFLRPDATNVTLIAMILHVSLISLIYQALLVLLGNSLARKLKAFPLARTIATRLAGVALVGFGIKLASSNR from the coding sequence ATGTTTGAAATTCAAAACTATTACAGTTTTATTGTGGCGATTGTACTTTTTCAACTTATCCCTGGAGCTGGAACCATCGCGATCTTAAATGCCACGGCGCGCAATGGCGTAGGAGCGGGAATGGGCGCCGTTTTTGGCACACTCTTGGGTGATTTTGTTTTTATGATCGCAGCCCTTGCGGGACTTGCCGCCCTAATGCAGCAAAATCCTTTTTTGTTTGAGCTGTTGCAATACTTCGGTGCGGCGTATTTGGTCTGGTTAGGTATTGGATTAGTGCGTGCGAAAATCGAACCTGATTCTGGAAAAATTGAGCCTAAAAAATCGGCTTTGGTTTATTTTAAACAGGCGTTTTTTGTAAGCATCACCAACCCTAAAGTCATGCTGTTTTTTGTGGCGTTCTTTCCACTCTTTTTGCGCCCCGATGCAACCAACGTGACCTTAATCGCGATGATCTTACATGTAAGCCTTATCAGTCTTATTTACCAAGCCCTTTTGGTTCTTTTGGGCAATAGCTTAGCACGCAAACTTAAAGCGTTTCCTCTGGCGCGCACCATCGCGACACGCCTTGCAGGCGTCGCACTGGTTGGCTTTGGCATCAAACTTGCTAGTAGCAACCGTTAA
- a CDS encoding EamA family transporter, protein MPLRHILLALGVVVIWGVNFVVIQVALTEIPPLLLTFLRFFFATFPAIFFFKRPTNTSWKMLFFYSLSMFVLDFAFLFSGMYAGVSSGIASLALQTQVFFTAILAVIFIKEKMTIAKTLGAIIAFSGIVFVGFHAGGDVNLLGLFLVECAALSWAIGNLVSKQIGKVDMLSLVVWGSLISLPFLLALSYIFESHLWSFEIFTHLSGKSIGAIAYLAYPVTFFGFGIWSWLLSRYPATTVAPFTLLVPVVGFSSSALLVGEALPTWKLFAAFLIVLGLIINLYGDRFFKRFT, encoded by the coding sequence ATGCCTCTTAGACATATTTTACTCGCCCTTGGTGTAGTCGTCATTTGGGGAGTCAATTTTGTGGTGATTCAAGTCGCACTCACAGAGATTCCTCCCCTTTTGCTAACGTTTTTACGCTTCTTTTTTGCGACATTCCCCGCAATCTTTTTCTTCAAAAGACCTACAAATACCTCGTGGAAAATGCTCTTTTTCTATTCACTGAGCATGTTTGTTCTTGATTTTGCCTTCCTGTTTTCAGGAATGTACGCAGGAGTGAGTTCAGGCATTGCCTCCCTCGCCCTTCAAACCCAAGTCTTTTTTACTGCCATTTTAGCGGTCATTTTCATTAAAGAGAAGATGACGATTGCTAAAACACTCGGAGCCATCATTGCATTTTCGGGCATTGTCTTTGTAGGGTTTCATGCAGGAGGCGATGTCAATCTTTTGGGACTTTTTTTGGTGGAATGTGCCGCCCTTTCATGGGCGATTGGCAATCTCGTCTCCAAACAGATTGGCAAGGTGGATATGCTCAGCCTCGTGGTGTGGGGAAGTCTTATCTCGCTTCCTTTTTTACTGGCACTTTCCTATATCTTTGAGTCGCATCTGTGGAGTTTTGAGATCTTTACGCACCTCTCGGGTAAAAGTATCGGTGCCATTGCTTATCTTGCGTATCCAGTTACGTTTTTTGGTTTTGGTATTTGGAGTTGGCTACTGAGTCGCTACCCTGCAACAACCGTAGCCCCTTTTACACTATTAGTACCTGTGGTTGGATTTTCCTCTTCGGCTCTTTTAGTAGGCGAAGCACTACCCACTTGGAAGCTTTTTGCAGCGTTTTTAATCGTTCTAGGACTGATCATCAACCTCTACGGCGATCGTTTTTTCAAACGTTTCACCTAG
- a CDS encoding sulfatase-like hydrolase/transferase produces the protein MNYMLWLSAGLFLVALFTSKNRTRTRKSALIGAGTIFIYMLLSAFYIISNYFTGEGINDAVIFHLRYGLEGSGFGDYYLIIGIGFGLLIASLALSIFYYRLVKNDVFEHHQKLKYALSLSALALSIVLHPTVRFLGESALKAIGIENPLSLQYRFSDYYQDPALTPLSEEHPNLVYIFAESFEETYYDEALFPSLVTNLRSIREQSIAFTQIKQALGTSWTIAGMTAVQCGIPLVTPSANAHSLQGNSMSKMSTFYSGAVCMSDMLHKEGYKLIYRSGSPLEFAGVDKLYRTHHFDDIKGIKELKPLLTHSNYQTPWGLYDDTLLGIAMNDFKKLSKSRQKFAMFLSTMDTHHPYGHVSKSCKTQKYQDGSNSMLNAVACSDELIAKFIKQIGESPYGKNTIIVVASDHLAMHNMAIETLMKGERRNQFMIIDPRLDSAQTVDKVGTTLDIGATLLPFLGYKATLGLGRDLLGEEDSLEASLDAFDKILSAWLKELSRFWEFPKIEQELVLDTTKNNLKIGKTLYKFPILLRLSDNLEVSPFFEVKLKFFETAKLFGYLYDYHANDAFLWVDKCSRLSALASESNVSAKGKYCYALGKLGADIRLENLNAPKKISLEVLNQTLTLPYEDEKAVKRRENLMKIEEK, from the coding sequence ATGAATTACATGCTATGGCTATCTGCAGGACTTTTTCTCGTTGCCTTGTTTACATCTAAAAATCGAACGCGTACACGCAAGAGTGCGCTCATTGGTGCGGGAACCATTTTCATTTATATGTTACTCAGTGCTTTTTACATTATCTCGAACTATTTTACCGGAGAAGGCATTAACGATGCTGTGATCTTTCACCTACGCTACGGGTTAGAAGGTTCAGGGTTTGGTGATTATTATTTAATCATTGGTATCGGCTTTGGACTCTTAATCGCTAGCTTAGCCCTCTCAATTTTCTACTATCGCTTGGTCAAAAATGATGTCTTCGAGCATCATCAGAAGCTAAAATACGCACTTTCTCTAAGCGCATTAGCCCTTTCTATAGTGTTGCATCCTACGGTGCGTTTTTTGGGCGAAAGTGCGCTTAAAGCCATTGGTATTGAAAATCCACTAAGCCTTCAGTATCGTTTTAGCGACTATTACCAAGACCCAGCGTTAACACCTTTAAGCGAAGAGCATCCCAATTTGGTCTATATTTTTGCTGAGAGTTTCGAAGAGACGTATTATGATGAGGCGCTCTTTCCTTCGCTTGTAACGAATTTACGCTCTATCAGGGAGCAAAGCATTGCTTTTACACAGATAAAGCAAGCCCTTGGCACCAGTTGGACGATCGCGGGGATGACGGCGGTGCAGTGTGGTATTCCTTTGGTTACACCCTCAGCAAACGCGCATTCACTGCAGGGAAACTCGATGTCCAAGATGAGTACGTTTTACTCAGGGGCTGTGTGCATGAGCGATATGCTTCATAAAGAGGGCTACAAATTGATCTACCGTAGCGGCTCCCCTTTGGAGTTTGCAGGTGTCGATAAGTTGTACCGTACCCACCACTTTGATGACATCAAAGGCATTAAAGAGCTCAAACCTCTCCTCACCCATTCTAACTATCAAACACCGTGGGGATTGTACGATGATACGCTTTTAGGGATTGCGATGAATGATTTTAAAAAGCTCTCCAAAAGCAGACAAAAATTTGCGATGTTTCTCTCCACGATGGACACGCATCACCCTTATGGGCATGTCTCTAAAAGTTGCAAAACACAAAAGTATCAAGATGGCAGTAACTCGATGCTGAATGCTGTGGCGTGTTCGGATGAGTTGATCGCAAAATTTATCAAGCAAATTGGTGAATCTCCGTACGGCAAAAATACGATTATTGTGGTTGCTTCAGACCATCTTGCGATGCACAATATGGCGATAGAGACACTGATGAAGGGTGAGCGTCGTAATCAATTTATGATTATCGATCCTCGTTTAGACAGTGCTCAAACGGTGGATAAAGTCGGTACAACGCTGGATATTGGAGCAACGCTTCTGCCGTTTTTAGGCTATAAAGCAACACTAGGATTGGGGCGCGATCTTTTAGGCGAGGAAGATTCGCTCGAGGCTTCCTTGGATGCGTTTGATAAAATCTTAAGTGCTTGGTTGAAAGAGTTAAGCCGTTTTTGGGAGTTTCCAAAAATAGAGCAGGAGTTGGTTTTGGACACAACGAAAAATAACCTCAAAATTGGCAAAACGCTCTATAAATTTCCTATTTTATTACGTTTGAGTGACAACTTGGAAGTGAGTCCTTTCTTTGAGGTCAAGCTCAAGTTTTTTGAGACGGCTAAACTCTTTGGTTATCTGTACGATTACCATGCGAATGATGCCTTTTTATGGGTCGATAAATGTTCTCGCCTGAGTGCCTTAGCGTCTGAGAGTAATGTCAGTGCTAAAGGTAAGTATTGTTACGCGCTTGGAAAATTGGGTGCGGATATACGCTTAGAGAATTTAAATGCTCCTAAAAAGATTAGTTTAGAGGTTTTAAACCAAACGCTCACCCTTCCGTATGAAGATGAAAAAGCAGTGAAAAGACGGGAAAATTTGATGAAGATCGAAGAGAAGTAA
- a CDS encoding ammonium transporter, whose product MRSKLLSLATLLPLSTLWAAEEAAAEVAEAAPTLDVGNTAWVLTATALVMFMTPAGLALFYGGMSRSKNLLNTIAMSVMGYIVASIVWVIAGYTLAFGTDIGGIIGFDSLFLSGIKVTDLWATGNIPVLLFVAFQMTFAGITVSLASGAVIERLKFSTWLIFAALWILAVYAPVAHWVWGGGFLSKLGVLDFAGGTVVHINAGVAGLVIALMLGKRADYGKAMFPSSVTLTVLGASMLWFGWFGFNAGSELGADGIAASAFLVTNTAAAIAALSWMTIEYITYKKFTLLGIASGIVAGLVAITPAAGFVDTGASLIIGAVAGIVAFYGVNGLKKALKYDDSLDAFGIHGVAGIWGALATGIFANPEVNELGTGLLYGNADQVMIQIEGIIVTIVYTAIATAIVFKIASILTGGARVSADAESQGLDEVEHGEKAFNLR is encoded by the coding sequence ATGAGAAGTAAACTACTCTCTCTCGCAACTTTGTTGCCGTTATCAACATTGTGGGCTGCTGAAGAAGCGGCTGCCGAGGTCGCAGAAGCGGCTCCAACACTTGACGTAGGAAACACGGCATGGGTTTTAACAGCAACTGCGCTTGTTATGTTTATGACCCCAGCGGGTTTGGCACTTTTTTATGGCGGTATGTCTCGCTCTAAAAATTTACTCAATACTATTGCGATGAGTGTTATGGGATACATTGTTGCATCCATTGTATGGGTAATTGCTGGCTACACGTTAGCGTTTGGTACCGATATTGGTGGCATCATCGGTTTTGACAGCCTCTTCTTAAGTGGCATCAAGGTGACTGACCTTTGGGCAACGGGTAACATTCCTGTGCTTCTTTTCGTAGCGTTCCAAATGACCTTTGCGGGTATCACCGTATCGCTTGCAAGTGGTGCAGTGATTGAGAGATTGAAATTTTCAACATGGCTTATCTTTGCAGCACTTTGGATCTTAGCGGTTTATGCTCCTGTGGCTCACTGGGTATGGGGTGGCGGATTCCTTTCAAAACTTGGCGTTCTTGACTTCGCTGGTGGTACCGTTGTTCACATCAACGCAGGTGTTGCTGGTCTTGTTATCGCACTTATGTTAGGTAAACGTGCCGATTACGGTAAAGCGATGTTCCCTTCATCTGTAACACTTACAGTACTAGGTGCTAGTATGTTATGGTTCGGCTGGTTCGGATTCAACGCAGGTAGCGAATTGGGTGCGGATGGTATTGCTGCGAGTGCATTCCTTGTAACCAACACAGCAGCGGCAATTGCAGCGCTTTCTTGGATGACAATCGAGTACATTACGTATAAAAAATTCACCCTTTTAGGTATCGCTTCTGGTATCGTTGCAGGTCTTGTTGCGATCACTCCAGCGGCAGGTTTTGTTGATACAGGTGCTTCATTGATTATTGGTGCGGTTGCTGGTATCGTTGCATTCTATGGCGTAAATGGCTTGAAAAAAGCACTTAAATACGATGACTCACTTGACGCATTTGGAATTCATGGTGTTGCTGGTATCTGGGGCGCACTTGCTACGGGTATTTTTGCAAACCCAGAAGTCAATGAGCTAGGAACGGGTTTACTCTATGGTAACGCGGATCAAGTCATGATTCAAATCGAAGGTATCATCGTAACGATTGTCTATACAGCGATCGCTACAGCGATTGTCTTTAAAATTGCTTCTATCTTAACCGGTGGTGCAAGAGTAAGTGCGGATGCAGAGTCTCAAGGTTTGGATGAAGTAGAGCACGGCGAAAAAGCCTTCAACTTAAGATAA
- a CDS encoding P-II family nitrogen regulator — MKKIESIIKPFKLEDVKDALAELDITGMTVSEVKGYGRQQGHSELYRGAEYVVDFLPKIKIEVVVVDELVDKVIDVIVKSARTGKIGDGKIFVSNVEKSVRIRTGELDNEAV; from the coding sequence ATGAAAAAAATCGAATCAATTATCAAACCATTCAAACTTGAAGACGTTAAAGACGCTCTTGCAGAGCTTGACATCACAGGTATGACAGTAAGCGAAGTCAAAGGTTACGGAAGACAACAAGGACACTCAGAGCTTTACAGAGGCGCTGAGTATGTCGTTGATTTCTTACCAAAAATTAAAATCGAAGTGGTTGTTGTTGACGAACTCGTTGACAAAGTCATTGACGTTATCGTGAAAAGTGCACGCACGGGCAAAATCGGTGATGGAAAGATCTTTGTTTCCAACGTTGAAAAAAGTGTTCGCATCCGAACCGGTGAGCTTGATAACGAAGCGGTTTAA
- a CDS encoding McrC family protein, with product MILKEYESLQYKDKAKPHFIKEETFLAIEKFVLDNEETAQYLKITTKKGFGKVLQAQNYVGVIQTKDGTTIEILPKIQNISEEKSKDILIKMLKTLKKSPFKNCNMAHLKSAKMPLLEIFITMFLEELAALVRKGIKSDYITKEENLKFLKGKLKIGEQIKQNTIHKERFFVEFQEFLSDRAENRLIKTTLQYLYKKSKLNANQQRIREFLFVFDEISVCKDIKNDFLHVKPNRQMKDYEHVLLWCKTFLLENSFSPYKGNDIAFALLFDMNLLFESYVGDYLKKKGLHVKLQDAKHHLAYENESGRFRLKPDILIYDEEELLIADTKWKILSKEKTNEGISQPDMYQLYAYGTKYEACQEMYLIYPKDNDINTRRFVFNKEKEGSLVLNTLFFDVEKKCFVKNDKEYRLLELIEKV from the coding sequence ATGATTTTAAAAGAGTATGAGTCACTTCAGTACAAAGATAAAGCAAAACCTCATTTTATCAAAGAAGAGACATTTTTAGCCATTGAAAAGTTTGTTTTAGACAATGAAGAAACAGCGCAGTACCTCAAAATAACCACCAAAAAAGGGTTTGGGAAAGTGCTTCAAGCTCAAAATTATGTCGGTGTTATTCAAACAAAAGATGGAACGACCATAGAAATATTGCCCAAAATTCAAAATATAAGCGAAGAAAAATCAAAAGACATTTTGATAAAAATGCTTAAAACTCTGAAAAAATCTCCTTTTAAAAACTGCAATATGGCACATCTTAAAAGCGCAAAAATGCCCTTATTAGAGATATTTATTACGATGTTTTTGGAAGAGTTAGCAGCTCTTGTTCGTAAAGGTATCAAAAGCGACTATATTACCAAAGAAGAAAATCTTAAATTCCTAAAAGGCAAACTCAAGATAGGCGAGCAAATCAAACAAAACACCATCCATAAAGAACGATTTTTTGTGGAGTTCCAAGAATTTTTGAGTGATAGAGCCGAAAACAGGCTGATTAAAACCACCCTTCAATACCTTTATAAAAAATCCAAACTCAACGCCAATCAACAACGCATACGAGAGTTTTTATTTGTTTTCGATGAAATTTCTGTGTGCAAAGATATAAAAAATGACTTCTTACATGTAAAGCCAAATCGTCAGATGAAAGACTATGAACACGTACTTTTATGGTGTAAAACTTTTTTACTAGAAAACTCATTTAGCCCTTATAAAGGTAACGATATTGCTTTTGCACTTTTGTTTGATATGAACCTGCTTTTTGAGAGCTATGTGGGAGATTATCTCAAGAAAAAAGGTTTACATGTAAAGCTGCAAGATGCAAAACACCATTTAGCGTATGAAAATGAAAGCGGTCGATTTAGGCTTAAACCAGATATACTCATTTACGATGAAGAAGAACTTTTAATCGCCGATACCAAATGGAAAATACTCTCAAAAGAAAAGACAAATGAAGGCATATCTCAACCTGATATGTACCAGCTTTATGCGTATGGTACAAAGTATGAAGCATGTCAAGAAATGTATCTTATCTATCCAAAAGATAATGACATTAATACTAGAAGATTCGTCTTTAATAAAGAGAAGGAGGGTTCTTTAGTGTTAAATACTCTCTTTTTTGATGTAGAAAAGAAATGTTTTGTGAAGAATGATAAAGAATATAGACTTTTAGAGTTAATCGAAAAAGTATAA
- a CDS encoding molybdopterin-dependent oxidoreductase, with product MRFTTCPLDCFDGCSIAVNEELKLKGNKNHPITQGYLCHHLNHYHTFERIEEPRYLGQSISMEEALRILEEKLRAHEPSKTLYFKGSGNLGVMQGVTKRFFAEHKAVLASGSLCDEAGDAGVNESRGANLCLSPLHVKEAEVVILWGRNPTVTNSHMLPALKGKTLIVIDPIKIDLAQNAALHIQIKPKGDLYLALLLCRLIAIEDMEDQTFLNERTLNPKDFLEYISGIPMRKLLDKSEVHLDDVGALLRLIQGKKVSILVGIGVQKYSFGHSVLRAIDAFGAMLGLFGKVGCGVSYLSNSGFGFNAPFKVSAKTEPLPIANFGKYDLIFIQGGNPLSQMPCTSKVKEGLDKAKCIVYFGLHENETSAKAHLIIPAKSFLEKEDLKLSYGHHFIGRMPKLVESALGISEYGLAQAMLKAFGHEALQSEESIIEGVIASNSTLKEGFLISKTYEDLPYEKTFYTPSGKFEFLDEYEDEPLEEEGFFLIAAKQNKSLNSQFVTDDYLYVPRSLGFVQEDRVRLTNRYGSCEYSVMPSDTLRNDCLLLYSGAKNANQLTPHAMSQKGQCAIYQEMKVKLEKVT from the coding sequence ATGCGTTTTACAACCTGTCCATTGGACTGTTTTGATGGGTGCAGCATCGCTGTGAACGAAGAGCTCAAACTCAAAGGCAACAAAAACCATCCCATCACGCAAGGCTACCTCTGCCACCACTTGAATCACTACCATACCTTTGAACGCATTGAAGAGCCACGTTATTTGGGGCAAAGCATTAGCATGGAAGAGGCTTTGAGGATTTTAGAAGAGAAGTTAAGAGCACATGAACCCTCCAAAACGCTCTATTTTAAAGGCAGTGGAAATCTTGGCGTGATGCAAGGTGTCACCAAGCGCTTTTTTGCTGAGCATAAGGCAGTTCTCGCTTCCGGGTCTCTTTGCGATGAAGCAGGAGACGCTGGGGTAAATGAGAGCAGAGGGGCAAATTTGTGCTTGTCACCTTTACATGTAAAAGAAGCTGAAGTTGTCATTTTATGGGGTCGAAACCCTACGGTGACCAACTCACACATGCTTCCTGCCCTCAAAGGTAAAACTCTAATCGTGATCGATCCCATTAAGATTGATCTTGCTCAAAATGCCGCACTTCACATCCAAATCAAACCCAAGGGAGATCTTTACTTAGCCCTCTTACTCTGTCGTTTGATCGCGATAGAAGATATGGAAGATCAAACGTTTTTAAACGAACGCACGCTTAATCCTAAAGATTTTTTAGAGTACATTAGTGGTATTCCGATGCGAAAACTGCTCGATAAATCTGAGGTTCATTTAGACGATGTGGGTGCGTTATTGCGCTTGATTCAGGGTAAAAAAGTCTCTATTTTGGTTGGCATTGGTGTGCAAAAATACAGCTTTGGTCACAGTGTTTTACGTGCTATCGACGCTTTTGGTGCGATGCTTGGACTGTTTGGAAAAGTGGGCTGTGGCGTGAGCTATCTCTCCAACAGCGGTTTTGGCTTTAACGCTCCTTTTAAAGTAAGCGCTAAAACAGAGCCTCTGCCCATTGCTAATTTTGGTAAGTACGATCTCATCTTCATTCAAGGAGGCAATCCTCTGAGTCAAATGCCCTGTACTTCAAAAGTGAAAGAAGGGCTGGATAAAGCCAAATGCATTGTTTACTTTGGTTTGCATGAAAATGAGACATCAGCAAAAGCGCATCTCATCATCCCTGCCAAAAGCTTTTTAGAAAAAGAGGATTTGAAACTGAGTTACGGGCATCACTTTATTGGACGAATGCCAAAGCTGGTTGAAAGTGCGCTGGGCATCAGTGAGTACGGGTTGGCTCAGGCAATGCTTAAAGCGTTTGGGCATGAAGCATTGCAGAGTGAGGAGAGCATTATTGAGGGTGTTATTGCTTCTAATAGCACCCTCAAAGAGGGTTTTTTGATCTCGAAAACCTACGAAGATCTGCCCTATGAAAAAACCTTTTACACACCAAGTGGAAAGTTTGAATTTTTAGATGAGTATGAGGATGAACCGCTGGAAGAGGAGGGCTTTTTTCTGATTGCTGCGAAACAAAATAAGTCGCTCAATTCACAGTTTGTTACCGATGACTACCTTTATGTTCCACGCTCTTTAGGCTTCGTGCAAGAAGATCGCGTCAGACTGACCAATCGTTATGGAAGCTGTGAATACTCCGTGATGCCGAGCGATACACTGCGCAATGACTGTCTGTTACTGTATAGCGGTGCTAAAAATGCGAACCAACTCACCCCGCACGCGATGAGTCAAAAGGGACAGTGTGCCATTTATCAAGAGATGAAAGTGAAATTGGAAAAAGTCACATGA
- a CDS encoding bifunctional diguanylate cyclase/phosphohydrolase has protein sequence MSVSKRIKYFKQLAILLTIFWTLLTTCFVIYQFYNEEKHIEESSLEKIKGFAEQSVAFIYWAYEQKANALSDEQKYTIRSNFSLKELLAVLAKHSDMELDISSSAKTLNLSPSALDTVLKVKEHKEDGYIVFEKAGEKHLFYVKPMLANSACISCHVHHEYTVGSLMGYTTLQMKVPTFKEANPQTFYFLVVTYLGTWLLGLFAIWWIHARGRDYLNEKTKMYEESMYALVDMMEKRDSYTAGHSQRVAEYAKMIVLAMDYSSDEADFIYKAGMLHDIGKIEIPDAILLKPDKLTDIEYSLIKRHVTASYELLSREPFTLLAEVVLSHHERYDGGGYPHGLKAEQIPFFSQIIAVADAFDAMTTNRAYRKSLSREAALAVLNEERGKQFHPLIVDIAQEIFMKATLPENTTQMPKDLLEEMRFSYSFRDQLTGFYNVNYLKFIFNHAQDYQLKVFQMDHLNCTDFAVYNKKHGWKKGDELLCLIAKTISTIYPDAIIVRVHSDNFLVLHVNENEPMDYTHLDSLMHEHGLVMQYQHVAFGIDETLTLETLEDKLLHL, from the coding sequence ATGTCAGTCAGTAAACGCATCAAATACTTTAAACAGCTCGCCATTTTACTCACCATCTTTTGGACACTGCTGACAACCTGTTTTGTGATCTATCAATTTTACAACGAAGAAAAACACATTGAAGAGAGTTCATTAGAGAAAATCAAAGGATTTGCAGAACAGTCGGTTGCCTTTATTTATTGGGCGTATGAGCAAAAAGCAAACGCGTTGAGTGATGAGCAAAAGTACACCATTCGCAGTAACTTTTCCCTCAAAGAGCTTCTTGCCGTTCTTGCAAAACACAGCGATATGGAACTTGATATTTCCTCTTCCGCAAAAACACTTAACCTTTCACCCTCAGCTTTAGATACTGTGCTTAAAGTCAAAGAGCATAAAGAAGATGGCTATATCGTTTTTGAAAAAGCAGGGGAGAAACACCTCTTTTATGTCAAACCGATGTTAGCGAACAGTGCGTGCATCTCGTGTCATGTTCACCATGAATACACGGTGGGATCGTTGATGGGCTATACGACGCTTCAGATGAAAGTGCCGACGTTTAAAGAAGCCAATCCTCAAACCTTTTATTTTCTCGTTGTGACGTACCTTGGAACATGGCTTTTAGGACTTTTTGCCATTTGGTGGATTCATGCGCGTGGTCGTGACTATCTCAATGAAAAAACTAAGATGTATGAAGAGAGTATGTATGCACTCGTCGACATGATGGAAAAGCGCGACAGCTACACCGCAGGTCACAGTCAACGCGTCGCCGAATACGCCAAAATGATTGTCCTTGCCATGGACTATAGCAGTGATGAGGCGGATTTTATCTATAAAGCAGGGATGTTGCATGACATCGGAAAAATTGAAATTCCCGATGCCATTTTGCTTAAACCCGATAAACTCACAGACATTGAGTACTCCCTGATCAAACGCCACGTGACGGCAAGTTATGAGTTACTCTCACGTGAACCTTTTACGCTTCTTGCCGAAGTGGTGTTGTCGCACCATGAACGCTACGATGGCGGTGGTTATCCGCATGGGCTAAAAGCGGAGCAGATCCCCTTTTTCTCACAAATCATTGCCGTAGCAGACGCGTTTGATGCGATGACAACGAATCGAGCGTATCGTAAAAGTTTAAGCCGTGAGGCGGCTTTGGCTGTGTTAAATGAGGAGAGAGGAAAACAGTTTCATCCACTCATTGTCGATATTGCTCAGGAGATTTTTATGAAGGCAACTCTTCCTGAAAACACAACCCAAATGCCAAAAGATCTTCTCGAAGAGATGCGGTTTTCGTACTCTTTTCGCGATCAACTGACCGGCTTTTACAATGTCAATTACCTCAAATTTATCTTCAACCATGCCCAAGATTATCAGCTAAAAGTCTTTCAAATGGATCATCTTAACTGCACGGATTTTGCGGTGTATAACAAAAAGCACGGCTGGAAAAAAGGCGATGAATTGCTATGTTTGATCGCAAAAACGATTTCTACGATCTATCCTGACGCGATTATCGTACGTGTTCACAGTGACAATTTTTTGGTTTTACATGTAAATGAAAATGAGCCCATGGATTACACACACCTTGATAGTTTGATGCACGAACATGGTTTGGTGATGCAGTATCAACATGTTGCCTTTGGCATCGATGAAACGTTAACATTAGAAACGTTGGAAGATAAACTACTTCATTTATAG